One genomic region from Nostoc sphaeroides encodes:
- the kdpC gene encoding K(+)-transporting ATPase subunit C — protein MAIIRETIRAIFITLMLWLLTAIIYPLIILVVGQVFFPDQADGSIKLGQNGEPIGSALIGQVFTSERYFHSRPSTVRYSQGKKAKPTGISGASNLAASNPELLKRILEEADKLREENLQPIADMIYTSGSGLDPHISLKAARQQLTRVAGARGVKEDEILRLINKYTDDRFLWIFGEPGVNVLRLNYALDVQDFSRQ, from the coding sequence ATGGCTATTATTCGAGAAACTATCAGAGCAATTTTTATAACTCTAATGCTTTGGTTGTTGACTGCAATCATCTATCCTCTGATAATCCTTGTAGTGGGTCAAGTTTTTTTCCCTGATCAAGCTGACGGCAGCATCAAGCTGGGTCAAAATGGTGAACCAATTGGTTCAGCTTTGATTGGTCAAGTGTTCACATCTGAGCGATATTTCCATTCTCGTCCCAGTACTGTTAGATATAGCCAAGGCAAAAAAGCCAAGCCAACTGGCATATCTGGAGCGAGCAATCTCGCTGCAAGCAATCCAGAATTACTAAAACGGATTTTAGAAGAGGCAGATAAATTGCGAGAGGAAAATCTTCAACCGATCGCTGATATGATTTATACCTCTGGCTCTGGTTTAGACCCGCATATTTCCTTGAAAGCAGCACGGCAGCAATTGACGCGGGTTGCTGGTGCGCGGGGAGTAAAAGAAGATGAGATTTTACGTTTAATTAATAAGTATACTGATGACAGATTTTTATGGATTTTTGGCGAACCGGGAGTCAATGTTCTCCGATTGAATTATGCTCTTGACGTGCAAGATTTTTCTCGTCAGTAA
- a CDS encoding folate/biopterin family MFS transporter codes for MVLQSSGLSKVKDSITQKIFLGNEPNAELIAILTVYFVQGILGLSRLAVSFFLKDELLLSPVEVSALLGIVFLPWMIKPVFGFISDGLPIFGYRRRPYLILSGILGTASWASLATIVHTSWAATLAIALGSLSVAMSDVIVDSLVVERARGESLAKAGSLQSLCWGASAIGGLITAYFSGLLLQYLTSRTVFGITALFPLIVSGVAWLIAESPVSKDAEDSNQTNPLPIKHQLGQLRQAISQKTIWLPTAFIFIWQATPNADSAFFYFATNELHFEPEFLGRVHLVTSFASLAGVWIFQRFLKSIPFRVIFAWSTVLSSILGMTMLLLVTHTNRLLGIDDHWFSLGDSLILSVMGKIAFMQVMVLAARLCPSGVEATLFALLMSVFNSAGTVSHALGALITYWLGITATNFESLWLLVLITNLSTLLPLPFINWLPAAEEQTETSIDGEEGFLPDLMSELVLREPESKIVE; via the coding sequence ATGGTGCTTCAATCATCTGGCTTGTCCAAGGTCAAAGACTCCATAACACAGAAAATCTTCTTGGGTAATGAACCTAATGCAGAGTTAATTGCAATTCTCACCGTTTATTTTGTCCAAGGAATTTTAGGATTATCGCGTCTAGCCGTGAGCTTTTTCCTTAAAGATGAACTGCTGCTGAGTCCCGTCGAGGTGTCGGCACTGTTGGGAATTGTCTTCCTACCTTGGATGATCAAGCCGGTGTTTGGTTTCATCTCTGATGGCTTGCCTATATTTGGCTATCGTCGGCGTCCTTATTTGATTTTATCGGGGATACTAGGAACTGCTTCTTGGGCGAGTCTGGCCACAATAGTTCATACTAGCTGGGCAGCTACATTAGCGATCGCTCTTGGTTCTCTTAGTGTTGCCATGAGTGATGTCATAGTTGACTCACTGGTTGTGGAACGAGCTAGAGGCGAATCCCTAGCAAAAGCCGGTTCATTACAATCTCTGTGCTGGGGTGCTTCTGCGATCGGAGGTTTAATAACAGCATACTTTAGTGGTCTGCTGCTGCAATACCTTACTAGCCGTACCGTCTTTGGAATAACCGCCTTATTCCCTCTCATCGTCTCAGGGGTAGCTTGGTTAATTGCTGAATCCCCAGTTAGCAAAGATGCTGAAGATAGTAATCAGACCAACCCTTTACCAATCAAACATCAACTGGGGCAGCTACGCCAAGCCATTAGCCAAAAAACAATCTGGCTACCAACGGCGTTTATCTTCATCTGGCAAGCTACCCCAAATGCTGACTCAGCCTTTTTCTACTTCGCTACCAACGAACTCCACTTTGAACCAGAATTTTTGGGGCGGGTGCATTTGGTGACAAGTTTCGCTTCTTTAGCAGGTGTTTGGATTTTTCAACGTTTCCTCAAAAGCATCCCTTTTCGCGTAATTTTTGCTTGGAGTACTGTCCTTTCCTCAATTTTGGGGATGACGATGCTGTTGTTAGTGACTCACACAAACAGGCTATTGGGTATAGATGACCACTGGTTTAGTTTGGGTGATAGCCTGATTCTCTCTGTAATGGGGAAAATTGCCTTTATGCAAGTGATGGTTCTAGCAGCAAGGCTTTGTCCCTCTGGTGTGGAAGCGACATTATTTGCCCTGTTAATGTCGGTGTTTAATTCAGCAGGAACGGTTTCCCATGCACTTGGGGCATTAATTACCTATTGGCTGGGCATCACTGCAACGAACTTTGAATCACTTTGGCTATTGGTGCTAATTACTAACCTCAGCACGCTGTTACCCCTACCATTTATCAACTGGCTACCTGCTGCTGAGGAACAAACTGAGACATCCATTGATGGTGAAGAAGGGTTTTTGCCAGATTTGATGTCTGAGTTGGTACTGAGAGAACCAGAGTCGAAAATAGTCGAATAG
- the kdpA gene encoding potassium-transporting ATPase subunit KdpA: MGQGFLQIGLTLCIVIAITPLLGKYIARVFLGERTLLDFLMNPIERSMFVLAGVRRKDDMRGLQYIRAVIFTNLIMGISVYLLIYFQRLLPWNPNGLGAIKWDVLLHTTISFVTNTDQQHYAGETTLSYFSQVAALGFLMFTSAATGLAVGIAFIRGLTGRKLGNFYVDLVRGITRILLPISIIGAIALLVAGVPQTLKETLVLRTLEGGTQYIARGPVASFEMIKLLGENGGGFFSVNSAHPFENPNGASNLIEMIAMISIPAALIYTYGIFANNIKQAWLLFWMVFVIFVVLVGVTAVGELQGNPLVNNAFGLDQPNLEGKEVRFGWAQTAFWAVMTTATMSGAVNGMHDSLMPPGIFSTLFNLFIQVIWGGQGTGTAYLFIYLILTVFLTGLLAGRTPEFLGRKIEKREIVLASVVLLIHPILVLIPSAIALAYPISLSGISNAGYHGISQVVYEYASAAANNGSGLEGLKDNTLWWNLSTIVSLIGGRYIPIIAILLLADGMSRKQPVPETPGTLRTDSLVFTGITAGVTLVLGVLTFFPVLALGPIAEGMKLASGS, encoded by the coding sequence ATGGGACAAGGTTTTTTGCAAATTGGCTTAACGCTATGTATTGTCATAGCAATCACTCCGTTACTGGGTAAATACATAGCGCGTGTCTTCTTGGGAGAAAGAACACTGCTTGATTTTTTGATGAACCCCATAGAGCGAAGTATGTTCGTACTAGCGGGTGTCCGCAGGAAAGATGATATGAGGGGTTTGCAGTATATCCGGGCTGTAATTTTTACTAACTTAATCATGGGTATCTCAGTCTATTTACTGATATATTTTCAGAGACTCTTGCCCTGGAATCCTAACGGTTTAGGTGCTATCAAATGGGATGTATTACTGCACACAACTATTTCCTTTGTGACGAATACCGACCAGCAACATTATGCTGGTGAGACAACTTTAAGCTATTTTAGCCAGGTAGCGGCTTTAGGCTTTTTGATGTTTACCTCCGCAGCCACCGGGTTAGCCGTGGGAATTGCTTTTATTCGCGGGTTGACAGGGAGAAAATTGGGGAACTTTTACGTCGATCTTGTGCGTGGAATTACGCGAATCTTGCTGCCGATTTCGATTATTGGAGCGATCGCCTTACTTGTAGCAGGTGTACCACAAACATTAAAAGAGACTCTGGTTCTGAGAACCTTAGAAGGTGGAACGCAATATATTGCCAGAGGCCCCGTGGCATCCTTTGAAATGATCAAACTTTTGGGCGAGAACGGCGGAGGCTTTTTTAGCGTAAACTCAGCCCATCCTTTTGAAAATCCCAATGGTGCTTCTAACTTGATAGAAATGATCGCCATGATTTCTATACCAGCAGCCTTGATTTACACTTACGGTATATTTGCCAACAACATCAAGCAAGCTTGGCTACTTTTCTGGATGGTTTTTGTGATTTTTGTAGTTCTGGTGGGAGTGACAGCCGTAGGAGAACTCCAAGGTAATCCCCTTGTTAATAACGCCTTTGGATTAGATCAGCCCAATTTAGAGGGTAAAGAAGTTCGATTTGGGTGGGCACAAACGGCATTTTGGGCAGTTATGACTACCGCTACAATGTCTGGTGCTGTGAATGGGATGCACGATTCTTTAATGCCGCCAGGAATATTTTCGACTCTCTTCAACTTGTTTATTCAGGTTATCTGGGGTGGACAGGGAACTGGAACAGCTTACCTATTTATTTACTTAATTCTCACAGTATTCCTAACTGGACTACTGGCAGGGCGCACCCCAGAGTTTTTAGGGCGCAAAATTGAAAAGCGAGAAATCGTTCTCGCCAGCGTCGTGCTGTTGATTCACCCAATTTTAGTTTTGATTCCCAGTGCGATCGCCTTGGCTTATCCCATCTCCCTATCTGGAATTAGCAACGCTGGTTATCACGGTATTTCTCAAGTAGTTTATGAATACGCCTCAGCAGCAGCAAATAATGGCTCCGGCTTAGAAGGGTTGAAAGATAATACCCTGTGGTGGAACTTGAGTACAATAGTTAGCCTCATCGGAGGACGCTACATTCCGATAATTGCTATCCTTTTGTTAGCTGACGGCATGTCTCGTAAACAACCAGTTCCTGAAACCCCTGGTACTCTAAGAACGGATTCTCTAGTATTTACTGGTATCACTGCTGGAGTGACATTGGTTTTGGGAGTATTGACTTTCTTTCCCGTTCTGGCTTTAGGCCCCATAGCCGAGGGGATGAAACTAGCATCTGGCAGTTAG
- a CDS encoding sensor histidine kinase produces MKEAINERGETYGLIAIAFAIVIVLEYLTPPEYVFGYLYTGTILLADSRLNRGAVLGITLAATGLTLLNLFIPGREIVHLPTLANRLIAVLALVVTGWLSDRNHRNEEAIAYTQAQLRSQEQLATMREDFVSTLTHDLKTPLLGAIETLKYLQNEQFGEITPMQAKVLQTMARSHRSTLQLVQTLLDVYRNDAEGLKLQLSPVNLATVAEEVIATLTELARTRQVYISLHYGESDFRSFIWVNGDPLQLGRVFTNLLSNGINHTPRGGKVEVVLESYSSDQVVKILDTGSGITEEELPHLFERFYQGHSDRHVCGSGLGLYLTRQIITAHGGTIWAENRSPRGALFGFRLPACPPPGR; encoded by the coding sequence ATGAAAGAAGCTATAAACGAGCGTGGAGAGACTTATGGGCTAATAGCGATCGCCTTTGCGATCGTGATAGTCTTGGAATATTTAACACCACCTGAGTACGTATTTGGCTACCTCTACACAGGGACGATTTTGTTAGCAGATTCACGATTAAATCGGGGTGCTGTATTGGGGATCACTCTTGCAGCTACGGGATTAACATTATTGAATTTGTTTATTCCTGGAAGAGAAATAGTTCATCTCCCAACCTTGGCAAATAGGTTGATTGCAGTTTTGGCGTTGGTGGTAACAGGTTGGTTAAGCGATCGCAACCACCGCAATGAAGAAGCGATCGCTTATACGCAAGCACAATTACGCTCTCAAGAACAACTAGCTACCATGCGTGAAGATTTTGTTTCTACCCTAACCCATGATTTGAAAACACCCTTATTAGGAGCAATTGAAACGCTGAAATATTTGCAAAATGAGCAATTTGGTGAAATTACGCCAATGCAAGCCAAAGTTTTACAAACAATGGCTCGTAGTCATCGGAGTACACTGCAATTAGTCCAAACGCTTTTAGATGTATACCGCAATGATGCCGAAGGGCTGAAACTACAGTTATCACCTGTTAATTTGGCAACTGTGGCGGAGGAGGTAATCGCCACCCTGACTGAACTAGCGAGAACGCGCCAGGTTTATATTTCTCTCCACTATGGGGAATCAGATTTTCGCAGCTTTATTTGGGTAAACGGTGATCCTTTGCAACTGGGGCGAGTCTTCACCAATCTCCTGAGTAATGGCATAAACCATACCCCTCGTGGCGGTAAAGTAGAAGTAGTACTTGAAAGTTATTCTAGCGATCAAGTAGTAAAAATACTCGATACTGGTTCCGGCATTACCGAAGAAGAGTTACCCCACTTGTTTGAAAGATTTTATCAAGGACATAGCGATCGCCACGTCTGTGGATCTGGACTAGGGCTTTATTTGACCAGGCAAATTATTACCGCTCATGGGGGTACAATTTGGGCAGAGAATCGCTCACCACGAGGCGCACTCTTTGGTTTCCGCCTCCCAGCTTGTCCACCACCGGGGAGATGA
- a CDS encoding universal stress protein, which yields MSDNSKTGSAGTVPLNSASYSLYPVRRRGKHKIFIGMAPGVGKTYRMLEEGHALKHEGLDVVVGLLETHGRKETAEKGEGLEIVPRKEYPRGELTLTDMDTDAILKRSPQLVLIDELAHTNVPGSPREKRYEDVEVVLAAGIDVYSTMNVQHLESLNDLVARITGVVVRERVPDRILDEADEIVVIDVTPETLQERLLEGKIYAPEKIQQSLDNFFQRRNLIALRELALREVADNVEENAIATTPNGQFCNIHERVLVCVSTYPNSVQLLRRGARLANYMNAPLYTLFVADPERFLTKEESLHIHTCEKLCKEFEGSFIRVTNSNVANAIAQVAEKYRITQIVIGESQRSRWQMLLKGSLTQKLVRLLKNIDLHIIASEKMVSPK from the coding sequence ATGTCAGATAATAGTAAGACTGGTTCAGCTGGCACTGTACCTTTAAATTCTGCAAGTTACTCGCTTTATCCGGTACGACGGCGGGGTAAGCATAAAATATTTATTGGCATGGCTCCTGGAGTAGGCAAAACTTACCGGATGCTGGAAGAGGGACACGCACTTAAACACGAAGGGCTTGATGTTGTCGTTGGGCTTTTAGAAACCCACGGACGCAAGGAGACAGCTGAGAAGGGAGAGGGACTGGAAATTGTACCCCGTAAGGAATATCCTCGCGGTGAGTTGACGCTGACGGATATGGATACAGATGCAATTTTAAAGCGATCGCCCCAATTAGTCTTAATCGATGAACTTGCCCATACCAATGTCCCTGGTTCCCCGCGCGAAAAACGTTACGAAGATGTAGAAGTAGTTTTAGCAGCAGGTATTGATGTCTACTCCACAATGAATGTGCAACATTTGGAAAGTCTCAATGACTTAGTAGCTAGAATTACAGGCGTAGTCGTCCGTGAGCGTGTTCCTGACAGGATTCTGGATGAAGCAGATGAAATAGTGGTAATAGATGTCACACCGGAAACATTGCAAGAACGGTTATTAGAAGGCAAGATTTACGCACCAGAAAAAATCCAACAATCTCTCGATAATTTTTTTCAACGCCGTAACCTGATTGCTTTGCGGGAATTGGCTTTGCGGGAAGTGGCAGACAACGTGGAAGAAAATGCGATCGCTACTACCCCCAATGGGCAATTTTGTAATATTCACGAGCGGGTTTTGGTGTGTGTATCCACTTATCCCAACTCAGTGCAGTTGTTACGGCGGGGTGCGAGGCTAGCTAACTACATGAACGCGCCGCTTTATACCTTATTTGTCGCCGATCCAGAACGCTTCCTCACCAAAGAGGAAAGCTTACACATCCACACTTGTGAGAAATTGTGTAAGGAATTTGAAGGTAGTTTTATTCGTGTTACCAACAGTAACGTAGCAAATGCGATCGCCCAAGTTGCCGAGAAATATCGGATTACCCAAATTGTAATTGGAGAGAGTCAGCGATCGCGCTGGCAAATGCTCCTCAAAGGATCTTTGACGCAAAAATTAGTCCGCTTGCTCAAAAATATTGATTTGCATATTATTGCCAGCGAAAAAATGGTTTCACCCAAATAG
- the kdpB gene encoding potassium-transporting ATPase subunit KdpB, which translates to MNQVGTNFKARRTNPRSGDRRQARKKAKTINKWLYLRAMKDAFVKLNPKYAIKNPVIFVVWVGTIIILLLTIDPNLFGPALQKNPQVFNGLLSGILFFTVWFANFAEAIAQGRGKAQADALRLTKSEAIAKKLAADGIISEVSSTSLRQGDNIYVIAGDIIPADGEVIMGIASVDESAITGESAPVLKESGSDVASSVTGGTRIISDELIIRITHDPGKGFIDRMIVLVEGAERSKTPNEIALTVLLAVLSLVFLLVVVTLPALAYYVNSPVSVPVLIALLVALIPTTIGGLLSTIGIAGMDRVAQFNVIATSGRAVEACGDINTLVLDKTGTITLGNRLAEEFIPINGHSISEIANVAWAASVFDNTPEGKSIARLAEKLGARFDFDFNHAEGVDFSAKTRMSGTNLPGGYEARKGAVEAIKEFVRSRNGRDTPELDATYERVSRLGGTPLAVSLDNEIYGIVYLKDIVKPGIRDRFLALRRMGVHTIMVTGDNGITASVIAQEAGVDDFIAEATPEDKISVIKKEQAAGKLVAMTGDGTNDAPALAQANVGVAMNTGTQAAKEAANMVDLDSDPTKLIDIISIGKQLLITRGALTIFSIANDIAKYFAIIPVIFVAANLQSLNFMNLTSPNSAVLSALIYNALIIPAFIPLALKGVRFSPLTANQLLQRNILIYGLGGVIAPFIAIKLIDLLITVVGLA; encoded by the coding sequence ATAAATCAAGTGGGAACTAACTTCAAAGCTAGACGGACAAATCCTCGTTCTGGCGATCGCCGCCAAGCACGTAAAAAGGCCAAAACAATTAATAAGTGGCTGTACTTAAGGGCAATGAAAGATGCTTTTGTCAAGCTCAACCCTAAGTATGCAATCAAAAATCCAGTGATATTTGTGGTTTGGGTGGGGACAATCATCATTTTATTGCTAACAATTGATCCCAACCTATTTGGCCCAGCCCTGCAAAAGAACCCGCAAGTTTTCAACGGTTTGTTATCGGGAATTTTATTCTTTACAGTTTGGTTTGCCAATTTTGCCGAAGCAATTGCCCAAGGGCGGGGTAAAGCCCAAGCCGATGCCTTGCGATTAACGAAATCAGAAGCGATCGCTAAAAAACTTGCTGCTGACGGCATAATTAGTGAAGTTTCATCCACCAGCCTTAGACAGGGCGATAACATCTACGTTATTGCTGGCGATATCATTCCCGCCGATGGCGAGGTAATCATGGGCATCGCCTCAGTGGATGAATCGGCAATTACTGGCGAATCCGCACCAGTATTAAAAGAATCAGGTTCCGACGTTGCCAGTTCCGTCACTGGTGGGACGCGGATTATCTCAGATGAGCTAATTATCCGCATCACTCATGACCCAGGTAAAGGCTTTATTGACAGGATGATTGTCTTAGTAGAAGGGGCAGAACGCAGCAAAACACCCAATGAAATTGCTCTGACAGTATTGCTGGCAGTTCTCAGCTTAGTGTTTTTGTTAGTTGTAGTAACTCTGCCCGCACTTGCTTACTATGTCAACAGTCCAGTTAGCGTACCAGTTTTAATTGCCCTATTAGTAGCATTAATTCCTACAACTATTGGCGGCTTACTAAGTACAATCGGTATTGCTGGGATGGATCGAGTTGCCCAATTTAACGTTATTGCCACTTCAGGACGAGCAGTCGAAGCTTGTGGAGATATCAACACTTTAGTTCTGGATAAAACAGGTACAATTACCCTCGGCAACCGTTTGGCGGAAGAGTTTATTCCGATCAACGGTCATTCAATATCAGAAATTGCTAATGTTGCGTGGGCGGCTAGTGTCTTTGACAATACACCAGAAGGTAAATCTATTGCGCGACTGGCAGAAAAGTTAGGCGCAAGGTTTGATTTCGACTTCAACCACGCAGAAGGAGTTGATTTTTCTGCCAAAACACGGATGAGTGGTACAAACTTGCCTGGTGGGTATGAGGCGAGAAAGGGAGCAGTAGAAGCCATTAAAGAATTTGTTCGTTCCCGCAACGGACGCGATACGCCAGAATTGGATGCTACCTACGAACGAGTTTCTCGCCTGGGAGGTACACCCCTAGCAGTTAGCCTAGATAACGAAATCTATGGAATTGTTTATCTCAAAGATATAGTTAAACCTGGTATCCGCGATCGCTTTCTTGCACTGCGACGGATGGGAGTGCATACCATCATGGTAACTGGAGACAACGGGATTACAGCTTCTGTCATTGCCCAAGAAGCTGGAGTTGATGACTTCATCGCTGAAGCCACACCAGAAGACAAAATCAGCGTCATTAAGAAAGAACAAGCAGCAGGTAAACTAGTTGCCATGACAGGAGATGGAACTAATGATGCCCCCGCATTAGCCCAAGCTAACGTCGGCGTTGCCATGAATACAGGCACGCAAGCTGCAAAAGAAGCTGCCAACATGGTAGATTTAGACTCCGATCCCACAAAGCTGATCGATATTATTAGCATTGGTAAACAATTATTAATTACTCGTGGGGCATTGACGATATTTTCCATCGCTAATGATATTGCTAAATACTTTGCGATTATCCCAGTGATATTTGTCGCGGCTAATTTGCAAAGCTTGAATTTTATGAATTTAACTAGCCCTAATTCTGCTGTTCTATCAGCGTTGATTTATAATGCTTTGATTATTCCCGCTTTTATTCCGTTGGCATTGAAGGGTGTACGGTTTAGTCCGCTGACAGCTAATCAGCTACTGCAACGCAATATCTTAATTTATGGCTTAGGTGGGGTGATTGCGCCGTTTATCGCCATTAAGTTGATAGATTTACTGATTACAGTTGTAGGCTTGGCTTAA
- a CDS encoding carotenoid oxygenase family protein — protein sequence MHLKSQESQVAEKSYTRADWQGGYQSLTQEFDYWIDDIEGQIPTELQGTLFRNGPGLLDVNGQPLHHPFDGDGMISKITFINGRAHFRNRFVRTTGYLAEQKAGKILHRGTFGTQKPGGWLANIFDFNLKNIANTNVIYWGGKLLAMWEAAEPYRLDPYTLETLGNEYFNGALSAGEAFAAHPRVENNCYQDGGAPCLVNFSIKPGLSTTITIFELNPSGEIIRQHAHSVPGFCFIHDFVITPNYCIFFQNPVTFNPIPFALGIRAAGECIKFQPNQPTQILIIPRFPKEGQEEIKFLETQSGFVFHHVNAFEVGEEVLIDSICYQNLPEVEPESDFRQIDFEASSPGQLWRFSLNLKDGTVGRELIDGRCCEFPTIHPANVGRPYRYLYIGAAHAETGNAPLQALLKIDLESLERQFWSAAPRGFVGEPIFVPRPGSEKEDDGWVLALVYDATYHRSDLVILDASDFSKGAIARLHLKHHIPYGLHGSFTSEVFGEI from the coding sequence ATGCATTTAAAAAGTCAAGAAAGCCAAGTTGCAGAAAAATCCTACACCCGTGCAGACTGGCAAGGAGGATATCAATCTCTAACCCAAGAGTTTGATTATTGGATTGATGATATAGAAGGGCAAATTCCCACAGAGTTACAAGGTACGCTGTTTAGAAATGGCCCCGGTTTGCTGGATGTGAATGGGCAACCTCTTCATCACCCATTTGATGGGGATGGGATGATTAGCAAAATTACCTTTATTAATGGTCGTGCCCATTTTCGCAACCGCTTTGTCCGCACAACTGGCTATTTGGCAGAGCAAAAGGCGGGAAAAATTCTCCATCGCGGTACTTTTGGTACTCAAAAACCCGGCGGTTGGCTAGCTAATATTTTTGACTTCAATCTTAAAAATATCGCCAATACAAATGTTATCTATTGGGGTGGGAAACTGCTAGCAATGTGGGAAGCGGCGGAACCATATCGCCTCGATCCTTATACTCTTGAAACACTGGGAAATGAATATTTTAATGGTGCTTTGTCAGCAGGTGAAGCTTTCGCTGCACATCCCCGTGTGGAAAATAATTGTTACCAAGATGGGGGCGCACCTTGCCTGGTAAATTTCTCGATTAAGCCAGGATTATCTACCACAATTACTATTTTTGAGCTAAATCCATCGGGTGAAATTATCAGACAGCACGCTCATAGTGTTCCAGGTTTCTGTTTCATTCACGATTTTGTTATTACTCCCAATTACTGCATCTTCTTTCAAAATCCTGTTACCTTTAATCCTATACCTTTCGCTTTGGGAATACGTGCGGCGGGAGAATGTATTAAATTTCAGCCAAATCAGCCAACTCAAATTTTAATTATTCCCCGCTTTCCTAAAGAAGGGCAAGAAGAGATAAAATTTCTCGAAACTCAATCTGGTTTTGTCTTCCACCATGTTAATGCTTTTGAGGTAGGAGAGGAAGTTTTGATTGACTCCATTTGTTACCAAAATTTGCCAGAAGTGGAACCCGAAAGCGATTTTCGACAAATTGATTTTGAAGCTTCTTCACCTGGGCAACTTTGGCGATTTTCTCTGAATCTAAAGGATGGAACAGTCGGGCGGGAGTTGATCGATGGCCGTTGTTGTGAATTTCCCACTATACATCCGGCGAATGTGGGACGCCCTTATCGATATCTATATATAGGTGCGGCTCATGCGGAAACTGGTAATGCTCCCTTACAAGCATTGCTAAAAATTGATTTAGAGTCTCTTGAAAGACAATTTTGGAGTGCTGCACCCCGTGGTTTTGTTGGTGAACCGATTTTTGTCCCGCGCCCAGGTTCTGAAAAAGAAGATGATGGTTGGGTATTAGCTTTGGTTTATGATGCTACCTATCACCGTTCAGATTTGGTAATTTTGGATGCTAGTGATTTCTCTAAAGGAGCGATCGCTCGCCTACATCTCAAGCATCATATTCCCTATGGTTTGCATGGAAGCTTTACTTCTGAGGTTTTTGGGGAAATTTGA